A single genomic interval of Bacillus smithii harbors:
- the thiO gene encoding glycine oxidase ThiO translates to MQKYDVIIIGGGINGGSIAYQLSKRNYRVAVLEKERIASEASSAAAGMLGAQVEPRIDGAFFDFARKSRDYFDQLVPEIEQVSDQPVEFLKNGMLRIAFSEEEANMLKERIAWQQEQGEPAEWLSADQVYQMEPELKAEIVGAASFPKDGQVMPAQLTKAFFKGASNLGADIYEFTWVKELLEQNGKITGVETTSGRFYAEHIVIAAGAFTPHLSLPDGASLPTLTPVKGEILAVRPEKPIITSTIYSPTVYIVPKANGEIFIGATEREGIYDKKVSFESIRRLSAEACRIVPALRSAEWSRAWAGVRPQTIDGLPYLGPHPDFKGLWLAAGHFRNGILLSALTGVWMADQIEGKADHLEWKDAFDPGRHSQKGVIP, encoded by the coding sequence ATGCAGAAATATGATGTCATTATTATAGGCGGCGGCATCAATGGCGGCTCGATCGCCTATCAGTTGTCAAAACGCAACTATCGCGTTGCTGTACTGGAAAAAGAACGAATTGCTTCTGAAGCATCAAGCGCGGCAGCCGGAATGCTGGGAGCACAAGTAGAACCGAGAATAGACGGAGCCTTTTTTGATTTCGCCCGCAAAAGCCGCGATTATTTTGATCAATTGGTTCCTGAGATCGAACAAGTTTCCGACCAGCCTGTTGAGTTTCTTAAAAATGGTATGTTGCGGATCGCGTTCAGCGAAGAAGAAGCAAACATGCTGAAAGAAAGAATCGCCTGGCAGCAGGAACAAGGAGAGCCGGCAGAATGGCTTTCAGCCGATCAAGTATATCAAATGGAACCAGAATTGAAAGCCGAAATAGTCGGTGCCGCTTCTTTTCCAAAGGATGGACAAGTCATGCCAGCTCAGCTCACAAAAGCTTTTTTCAAAGGAGCTTCCAATTTAGGAGCAGATATTTATGAATTTACATGGGTCAAAGAATTATTGGAACAAAACGGAAAAATAACAGGAGTAGAAACAACTTCCGGCCGTTTTTATGCCGAACATATCGTGATCGCAGCGGGCGCCTTTACTCCCCATCTCTCCCTTCCGGACGGAGCTTCATTGCCGACGCTTACTCCGGTTAAAGGAGAGATCCTTGCTGTCAGACCGGAAAAGCCGATTATCACATCGACTATTTATTCACCGACTGTTTACATTGTTCCGAAAGCCAATGGAGAAATTTTTATTGGTGCGACGGAACGTGAAGGCATATACGATAAGAAAGTTTCATTTGAATCCATTCGCCGATTATCTGCTGAAGCGTGCCGCATCGTACCGGCACTCCGTTCTGCGGAATGGTCAAGGGCCTGGGCAGGAGTCCGTCCGCAAACGATCGACGGTCTTCCCTATCTGGGACCCCATCCTGACTTCAAAGGACTTTGGCTGGCAGCCGGACATTTCCGCAACGGCATATTATTGTCGGCGTTAACCGGTGTCTGGATGGCGGATCAAATAGAGGGGAAAGCGGACCATTTAGAGTGGAAAGACGCCTTTGATCCCGGACGCCACTCACAAAAAGGAGTGATTCCATGA
- a CDS encoding ThiF family adenylyltransferase, with translation MRYSRQILFQGIGQEGQKRIQNSHAAIIGMGALGSASAEMLVRAGVGKLTIVDRDYVELSNLHRQQLYTEKDAEENLPKVMAAKKRLEAFNRDVVIDAKLEEANPNTLESLLPVDVIIDGLDNFETRMMINDFAQKHQIPWIYGACVASYGVSLSILPGETPCLHCLMEEIPLNGENCDTVGIISPAVQMVSTYQVAEALKILSGQKQHVRKTLISFDLWKNEFSQINVRSLKKTECPSCGIRPSYPFLKYENWGKAEVLCGRDAVQIRPGQRHKINLPALKERFEIVNENPYLIVLQLEGKRVVLFRDGRAIIHGESDQKHARSLYQKYIGG, from the coding sequence ATGCGCTATTCCCGTCAGATTCTCTTCCAAGGAATCGGCCAAGAAGGACAAAAACGTATTCAAAACAGCCATGCTGCGATTATCGGCATGGGGGCTTTGGGCAGCGCCAGCGCAGAAATGTTAGTTCGAGCCGGAGTCGGCAAGCTGACAATCGTAGACCGAGACTACGTTGAGCTAAGCAACCTCCATCGCCAGCAGCTCTACACCGAAAAAGATGCAGAAGAAAATTTGCCGAAAGTAATGGCAGCCAAAAAACGATTAGAGGCTTTCAATCGCGATGTAGTCATTGATGCGAAGCTTGAAGAAGCTAATCCAAACACATTAGAATCGCTTTTGCCCGTAGATGTCATCATCGACGGGCTCGACAACTTCGAGACTCGCATGATGATCAATGACTTTGCACAAAAACATCAGATCCCATGGATATACGGCGCCTGTGTCGCTTCATACGGCGTATCGCTTTCCATTCTTCCCGGTGAAACGCCTTGTCTTCATTGTTTGATGGAAGAAATACCGTTAAATGGAGAAAATTGTGATACCGTTGGAATTATTTCACCCGCCGTCCAAATGGTCAGCACTTATCAAGTCGCAGAAGCGCTAAAAATTTTGTCCGGACAGAAACAGCATGTACGGAAAACACTCATTTCCTTTGATCTTTGGAAAAATGAATTTTCACAAATCAACGTTCGTTCACTGAAAAAAACGGAATGCCCGTCTTGCGGAATTCGTCCCAGCTACCCGTTTTTAAAATATGAAAACTGGGGAAAAGCGGAAGTACTGTGCGGCCGCGACGCTGTTCAAATCCGGCCCGGACAACGGCATAAAATCAACTTGCCGGCATTGAAGGAAAGATTTGAAATCGTAAACGAAAACCCTTATTTAATTGTTCTACAGTTGGAAGGAAAAAGAGTCGTTCTATTTCGAGACGGCAGGGCCATCATCCATGGTGAATCCGACCAAAAACACGCTAGGTCGCTTTACCAAAAATATATCGGAGGATAG
- a CDS encoding TAXI family TRAP transporter solute-binding subunit — protein sequence MKRKGFLLVSVFLFLFALVGCNRGEMQSSVSQKQSSSDGKLVINFGTGTTTGVYYPLGATLAKIWNQQVPGVKVSSQATDASVQNLNLMMQGKLNMGITTFGVLHDAYTGKGAFKGRAYKDVRVLAALYPNIGHIVTRQGDIHSVADLKNKGFVPGAPGSSTKVVAGQILSAYKMTFDDVKAQYVGFTEVTDLMRNKQIDGAFIEAGVPNSAVVEILTTANGKLLSIGDKEIQFITKHYPGFYKYTIPAGTYEGQAQDVHTIAEGNLIVVPKDLPQEKVYELTKTLWENVDTITKNISAAKEMKLETATKGLSNIPLHKGAEKYYKEKGILH from the coding sequence ATGAAAAGAAAAGGTTTTCTACTTGTATCAGTTTTCCTTTTCTTGTTTGCGTTAGTGGGATGCAATAGAGGAGAAATGCAATCTTCAGTCAGCCAAAAACAAAGCTCATCCGATGGGAAGCTGGTCATTAATTTTGGCACCGGAACGACTACGGGGGTTTATTATCCTTTAGGAGCTACATTGGCGAAAATATGGAACCAACAAGTACCGGGTGTAAAAGTATCATCCCAAGCTACGGACGCTAGCGTGCAAAATTTGAATTTGATGATGCAAGGAAAACTGAATATGGGGATTACTACATTTGGTGTTTTACATGATGCCTACACCGGAAAAGGCGCTTTCAAAGGACGTGCCTATAAAGATGTTCGCGTATTAGCAGCACTTTACCCGAATATCGGACATATTGTCACCCGTCAAGGTGATATTCATTCTGTCGCTGATTTGAAAAACAAAGGGTTTGTTCCGGGGGCTCCAGGAAGTTCAACAAAGGTAGTAGCCGGGCAAATTTTATCTGCCTATAAAATGACATTTGACGATGTAAAAGCTCAATATGTCGGATTTACCGAAGTGACTGATTTAATGCGGAATAAACAAATTGATGGTGCTTTTATTGAGGCGGGAGTTCCGAATTCTGCAGTTGTTGAAATTTTGACCACAGCTAATGGAAAATTATTAAGTATTGGAGATAAAGAAATTCAATTTATTACGAAACATTATCCTGGTTTTTACAAATATACCATTCCGGCAGGCACTTATGAAGGGCAAGCGCAAGATGTCCATACGATAGCCGAGGGGAATTTGATTGTGGTTCCAAAAGATCTTCCTCAAGAAAAGGTGTATGAATTGACCAAGACATTATGGGAAAACGTGGACACGATCACGAAAAACATTTCTGCAGCGAAAGAAATGAAATTGGAAACAGCTACAAAAGGACTTTCCAACATCCCGCTTCATAAAGGGGCAGAAAAATATTACAAAGAAAAGGGGATTCTCCACTAA
- the thiS gene encoding sulfur carrier protein ThiS, whose translation MIVTINGVKKEIPENIRTVERLLEHLQVQDKKLVVEMNGEILSKDQHGQFRLKSGDVLEIVHFVGGG comes from the coding sequence ATGATCGTAACGATCAATGGTGTAAAAAAAGAAATACCGGAAAATATCCGTACAGTCGAGCGTTTATTAGAGCATTTGCAAGTTCAAGACAAAAAACTGGTAGTCGAAATGAACGGCGAGATTTTGAGCAAAGATCAGCACGGGCAATTTCGATTGAAATCAGGAGATGTATTAGAAATCGTTCATTTTGTCGGAGGAGGATAA
- a CDS encoding sensor histidine kinase — protein MNNLIQKWLKKKDSHIPVEVEKDPKESNDEVSKKSEDDHATIGRMAAFFAHEIRNPLTTIIGFAQFLEENPIIKSDPYTVHYTSIIKEEALRMESLIQELLSLSKSYLHQDNLSIIDVKHSIEKIVHIFSLQTAPSNIKFHSHLADETYITGNASRFERALINLIQNAVEAIQENGTIEIITKKENKFVMIFIIDSGPGISPEHLEQIFYPFYTTKDEGTGIGLPICKTIIETLNGTLDIQNHPTKGAQVTVKIPQSQQIYHKS, from the coding sequence ATGAACAATTTAATCCAAAAATGGCTGAAAAAAAAGGACTCTCACATTCCTGTCGAGGTCGAAAAAGATCCTAAAGAATCAAATGACGAAGTATCCAAGAAATCAGAAGACGATCATGCAACGATTGGACGTATGGCAGCTTTTTTTGCTCATGAAATACGCAATCCACTGACAACGATTATTGGTTTTGCCCAGTTTTTAGAAGAAAATCCAATCATCAAGTCAGACCCGTATACCGTACACTATACATCGATCATTAAAGAAGAAGCGCTGCGAATGGAGTCTCTTATTCAAGAGCTTCTTAGCCTGTCAAAGTCTTATTTGCACCAAGACAATCTTTCCATTATTGATGTCAAACATAGCATTGAAAAAATAGTCCATATTTTTTCCTTGCAAACTGCTCCTTCGAATATAAAGTTCCATTCTCATTTAGCGGATGAAACGTATATAACCGGAAATGCCAGTCGATTTGAGAGAGCGCTGATCAATTTGATCCAAAATGCAGTGGAAGCAATACAAGAAAACGGCACCATCGAGATTATCACCAAAAAAGAAAACAAATTCGTGATGATCTTCATCATTGACAGCGGTCCGGGAATTTCACCCGAACATCTCGAACAGATTTTTTATCCATTTTACACAACAAAGGATGAAGGAACCGGCATCGGATTGCCAATCTGCAAAACGATTATTGAAACGCTGAATGGAACTTTGGATATCCAAAATCATCCGACGAAAGGGGCCCAAGTCACAGTCAAAATTCCACAAAGCCAGCAAATATATCACAAAAGTTAA
- a CDS encoding accessory gene regulator ArgB-like protein has product MFEKWAVALADQIKKINPEETEPHDVLVFGFTILFNLLFTFLLLLIVGWIIGVPLLTVEVTLSFMILRILTGGAHLDRSIACSITSSLLVLTFVWLPVSPILLFCYFVVSLMLIARFAPYYEPHQIKHSKQWEQKKKLAAILWVIFTFVIYYIFSAPGFVFGALLQALLLTPAGIKFIHKLNNFTMKGGEYYEKSS; this is encoded by the coding sequence ATGTTTGAAAAATGGGCAGTTGCATTGGCAGACCAAATCAAAAAAATAAATCCTGAAGAAACAGAACCTCATGACGTACTCGTATTCGGGTTTACGATTCTATTCAATCTTCTTTTTACGTTTCTTCTTTTGCTGATTGTTGGCTGGATCATCGGAGTGCCGCTGTTGACTGTTGAAGTGACGTTGTCTTTTATGATTCTTCGGATATTGACGGGCGGCGCCCATTTAGATCGCTCTATCGCCTGTTCGATTACAAGCTCGCTTCTTGTTCTGACGTTCGTTTGGCTCCCTGTATCGCCTATTTTACTTTTTTGCTACTTTGTTGTCAGTCTCATGTTGATCGCAAGATTTGCTCCTTACTATGAACCGCATCAAATCAAACATTCAAAGCAGTGGGAACAAAAAAAGAAACTTGCTGCTATATTGTGGGTTATCTTTACCTTTGTCATCTACTATATTTTTTCCGCGCCCGGTTTCGTGTTCGGCGCATTGCTGCAAGCCCTTTTGCTGACACCGGCAGGCATCAAGTTTATCCATAAATTAAACAATTTCACCATGAAAGGAGGTGAATATTATGAAAAAAGCAGCTAA
- a CDS encoding transposase: MRTKNRLNPIESKYFRPEITNCPECGNKLVYCHPVWRKTISTLKGEFKIINLGYRCENNSCSNDTVYRSAEAEQLSMKHITYGMDVIAYIGYLRFKEHKTRSEIATILSEKEVKISERQVQKLYERYALLLRASVKENMKETLENIVKEHGGLVLSIDGVQPEKGNETLYVIREVLSGTILAAHNLKSSASQELIGIIQPILDWGYPIQGFISDGQQSIRLAIEQIVPDIPYQYCQFHYFKDIAKPLVEKDRKLKTNIKKKLRGIREVERKIENSPSKNIEEEVASDYIAAIRSVLLEDGKPPFELPGTCVFERTNAIKDSIEKCLDKKGDSST; the protein is encoded by the coding sequence ATGCGTACCAAAAATAGATTAAATCCAATCGAATCAAAATACTTTAGACCCGAGATAACTAATTGTCCAGAATGTGGTAATAAATTAGTATACTGTCACCCTGTTTGGAGAAAAACAATTTCTACCCTAAAAGGTGAATTTAAAATCATAAATCTAGGATACCGATGTGAGAATAACTCCTGTTCTAATGACACCGTATATCGTTCAGCTGAAGCCGAACAATTAAGTATGAAGCACATTACTTATGGAATGGATGTCATCGCATATATCGGATATTTACGGTTTAAAGAACATAAGACTCGATCTGAGATAGCTACTATCTTATCGGAAAAAGAAGTAAAAATTTCTGAGAGGCAAGTACAGAAACTTTATGAAAGATATGCGTTATTACTGCGGGCAAGCGTTAAAGAAAATATGAAAGAGACATTAGAAAATATTGTGAAAGAACATGGAGGACTTGTCTTATCTATTGATGGTGTCCAACCCGAAAAAGGTAACGAAACATTGTATGTCATCCGTGAAGTTCTTAGTGGTACTATTTTAGCTGCACATAATTTAAAAAGCAGTGCTTCTCAAGAACTGATAGGTATTATTCAACCCATTTTAGACTGGGGTTATCCAATCCAAGGTTTTATCAGTGATGGGCAACAATCCATTCGTTTAGCAATTGAACAAATAGTTCCAGATATTCCGTATCAATATTGTCAGTTTCATTACTTTAAAGACATAGCCAAACCATTAGTTGAAAAAGATAGAAAACTAAAAACGAATATCAAAAAGAAGCTAAGGGGAATAAGGGAAGTTGAAAGAAAAATTGAAAATTCTCCATCTAAAAACATAGAAGAAGAGGTAGCAAGTGACTATATTGCGGCTATTCGATCCGTTCTTCTAGAAGATGGTAAGCCACCATTCGAATTACCAGGCACTTGTGTTTTTGAACGAACGAATGCGATTAAAGATTCGATTGAAAAATGCCTGGATAAAAAAGGGGACTCCTCTACTTGA
- a CDS encoding TRAP transporter permease — protein sequence MNKNDRQLQAEMENIVADEGVVTRFRLYSGPMAKIVVAIAVIWALFQIYVSSFGIMDAVKARAWFFGFLAVLIFLWIPARKNEGKTRRLPTVWDWICVVATIMAIGFLLFNYDDYVETGVHIQADYWFGGLGILIAFEAARRAAGNVMTILAALFLLYNFFGQYLPGTFGIGNLGYERVVDTMWWGAQGIFGTVIGVAATYIFLFILFGAFLRRSGFIDFINDLALAVAGRSAGGPAKVAVIGSGFMGMINGSGVANASSVGTVTIPLMKKAGFKPHFAGAVEAVAGTGGVIAPPIMGAASFVMAESLGVPYRTIMLAAVIPAIFYFFMCFLSVHFEAKKLGIEGMPKNRLPNIWLVLKQRGHLLIPVVVIVAFLVSGTTPLYAAVWAMLSIVVVSWFRKETRMGLREILEALAEGAKGVLTVGAACAIVGVIIGIISLTSIGLTFGNNILELAGNHLFLIAFFTMIICIILGMGVPVTASYVITATIAAPLLAKMGVPLLVAHMFAFFFAALSDITPPVALAAMASAGIAKAPFFKVALTAVKLGAIGFIIPYFFLYNPLLLFMGGSMMNTIIAAIIGLIGVVALSAGFANWLLIKTNIVQRLMLIAAGLLMIDPHYVTDLIGFVLLVSVYIWQKKKRNNEDQSTGLESNSFTALTKNSREDGR from the coding sequence TTGAATAAGAATGACAGGCAGCTTCAAGCGGAAATGGAGAATATAGTAGCGGATGAAGGAGTGGTTACGCGCTTTAGGCTTTATTCCGGTCCTATGGCTAAAATTGTCGTGGCCATCGCCGTCATATGGGCGCTTTTCCAAATTTATGTGTCCAGTTTCGGGATCATGGACGCTGTAAAGGCACGTGCATGGTTTTTCGGATTTTTGGCTGTTTTGATTTTTTTATGGATTCCGGCAAGGAAAAACGAAGGAAAAACGCGTCGGCTTCCCACCGTTTGGGATTGGATTTGCGTTGTCGCAACCATCATGGCTATTGGATTTTTATTGTTTAATTATGATGACTATGTCGAAACCGGTGTTCATATCCAAGCGGATTATTGGTTTGGCGGGCTTGGGATTTTGATCGCTTTCGAAGCAGCTAGGCGTGCTGCAGGGAATGTGATGACGATTTTGGCTGCTCTTTTTTTGCTGTATAACTTTTTCGGTCAGTATCTTCCCGGAACTTTTGGAATTGGAAATCTAGGGTATGAACGTGTGGTAGACACCATGTGGTGGGGGGCCCAAGGGATATTTGGAACGGTCATTGGAGTGGCGGCGACTTATATTTTTTTATTTATTTTATTTGGTGCTTTTTTAAGGCGCAGTGGTTTTATTGATTTTATCAACGATTTGGCTCTGGCAGTCGCCGGCCGTTCTGCTGGTGGTCCGGCGAAAGTGGCCGTGATCGGAAGCGGGTTTATGGGAATGATTAACGGCAGCGGGGTGGCCAACGCTTCATCGGTTGGAACTGTGACGATCCCCCTTATGAAAAAGGCCGGTTTTAAGCCTCATTTTGCCGGTGCAGTCGAGGCGGTGGCCGGAACGGGAGGGGTAATCGCGCCGCCTATTATGGGGGCTGCCAGTTTTGTGATGGCCGAGTCGTTGGGAGTTCCGTATCGAACGATTATGCTAGCCGCTGTGATTCCAGCTATTTTTTATTTTTTTATGTGTTTTCTGTCGGTGCACTTTGAGGCGAAAAAATTAGGAATAGAAGGAATGCCTAAAAATCGGCTGCCCAATATATGGTTGGTATTGAAACAAAGAGGGCACTTGTTGATCCCGGTTGTTGTCATTGTTGCGTTTCTTGTCAGTGGAACAACGCCATTGTATGCGGCGGTGTGGGCAATGCTATCCATTGTTGTCGTCAGTTGGTTCAGAAAAGAGACGAGAATGGGTTTGAGGGAAATATTGGAAGCGCTTGCAGAAGGAGCGAAAGGTGTTTTAACGGTCGGAGCGGCTTGTGCGATTGTCGGGGTCATTATCGGTATCATTTCATTAACCAGCATTGGTTTGACATTTGGCAATAACATTTTGGAATTGGCGGGCAATCATCTTTTTCTTATAGCATTCTTTACAATGATCATTTGCATTATTTTGGGAATGGGAGTTCCGGTAACGGCTTCTTACGTAATAACGGCAACGATTGCCGCTCCTTTATTGGCCAAAATGGGCGTTCCGCTATTAGTGGCTCATATGTTTGCTTTTTTCTTTGCTGCCTTATCCGATATTACTCCTCCGGTCGCACTTGCTGCGATGGCATCCGCGGGAATTGCAAAGGCGCCGTTTTTTAAAGTCGCGTTAACGGCTGTGAAGCTCGGAGCCATTGGCTTCATCATCCCTTATTTCTTTCTATACAATCCGCTTTTATTGTTTATGGGTGGAAGCATGATGAACACCATTATTGCTGCCATTATCGGCCTGATTGGAGTTGTGGCTCTTTCCGCTGGGTTTGCCAATTGGCTTTTGATCAAAACGAATATAGTCCAGCGGCTGATGCTAATAGCAGCAGGCTTATTGATGATTGATCCTCATTATGTGACAGATTTGATTGGGTTTGTTCTTCTTGTAAGCGTGTACATTTGGCAAAAGAAAAAGAGGAATAATGAAGATCAGTCGACTGGTCTTGAATCGAACTCTTTTACGGCACTTACTAAGAATTCGAGGGAGGATGGAAGATGA
- a CDS encoding APC family permease: MENTQLKRNIGFVVATSIVIGTVIGSGIFMKPGIVLASSGGSTMALWAWIIGGIITLASGLTIAEVSVKIPKTGGLYAYLEEVYGKFWGFLCGWMQTIIYGPAVIGALGLYFGSLVADLVGLSETGKLFVSVSSVLFLFILNAIGTNLGGFIQSLLTVAKLVPIAMIAVFGIWHGDSHITGMSSGNSQSISMGAAVLATLWAYDGWMNVGFMAGEMKNPSKTLPKAIITGIAAVMIAYLSVNVALLHVLPASKIVELGPNAAHTAASILFGDIGGKLIAIGILISIFGCLNGKIMTFPRISFAMAEDRLFPGAKWLSKVHPKFQTPLYASLFETVLAILFMLVGNPDRLSDIAIFVVFLFYGLAFYAVFLIRKKEDGRQNSLYKVPLYPLTPIVAIVGTLYIVGSTLVDKPIDSFLSILVALAGVPLYKYLTRRMQP, encoded by the coding sequence GTGGAAAATACTCAACTAAAAAGAAATATCGGTTTTGTGGTTGCAACGTCTATCGTGATCGGAACAGTTATTGGTTCAGGAATTTTTATGAAGCCGGGAATTGTCCTTGCTTCTTCCGGCGGATCTACAATGGCGCTTTGGGCTTGGATCATCGGCGGTATCATTACGTTGGCAAGTGGATTAACGATTGCGGAAGTCAGTGTAAAAATTCCTAAGACCGGCGGCTTGTACGCTTATTTGGAAGAAGTGTACGGAAAGTTTTGGGGATTTTTATGCGGTTGGATGCAAACCATTATCTATGGACCGGCGGTTATTGGAGCCCTCGGATTATATTTCGGTTCACTCGTGGCAGATCTGGTCGGCTTGTCGGAAACCGGCAAACTTTTCGTCAGCGTTTCTTCCGTTCTATTTTTATTTATCCTTAATGCAATAGGTACGAATTTAGGTGGCTTCATTCAAAGTCTCCTCACAGTGGCCAAGCTAGTTCCTATCGCCATGATTGCCGTTTTTGGAATTTGGCATGGAGATAGTCATATTACAGGAATGAGCAGCGGAAACAGCCAATCGATCAGTATGGGGGCCGCCGTTTTAGCTACCCTTTGGGCGTATGACGGCTGGATGAATGTCGGTTTTATGGCCGGTGAAATGAAAAATCCGTCCAAAACGCTTCCGAAAGCGATTATTACGGGAATCGCCGCCGTGATGATAGCTTATCTTTCAGTGAATGTCGCTCTCCTTCACGTTCTCCCGGCAAGCAAGATCGTTGAGTTAGGGCCGAACGCTGCCCATACTGCCGCTTCGATATTGTTTGGAGATATCGGCGGTAAATTAATTGCGATTGGAATATTGATTTCCATTTTTGGCTGTCTGAACGGAAAGATCATGACTTTTCCACGCATCTCTTTTGCTATGGCAGAAGATCGATTATTTCCTGGCGCAAAATGGTTGTCCAAAGTCCATCCTAAATTCCAAACTCCTTTATATGCCTCCTTGTTTGAAACGGTCTTAGCCATCTTATTTATGCTGGTGGGCAATCCTGACAGGCTGTCCGATATCGCTATATTCGTTGTCTTCTTGTTTTACGGATTAGCTTTTTACGCGGTTTTTCTGATTCGGAAAAAAGAAGACGGACGACAAAACAGCTTGTATAAAGTGCCATTATATCCGCTGACGCCTATCGTGGCGATCGTTGGAACTCTTTATATTGTCGGCAGTACATTAGTCGACAAACCGATAGATTCTTTCTTGTCCATTCTCGTCGCTTTAGCGGGAGTTCCGCTTTATAAATATTTAACAAGACGCATGCAGCCATAA
- a CDS encoding AgrD family cyclic lactone autoinducer peptide, whose protein sequence is MKKAAKILSNTTRVMANVFVQASSPLAHAPKIPESLKKAK, encoded by the coding sequence ATGAAAAAAGCAGCTAAAATTTTATCTAACACTACCCGTGTAATGGCAAATGTATTTGTTCAAGCTTCCAGCCCGCTCGCACATGCACCTAAGATCCCCGAAAGCCTGAAGAAAGCAAAATAA
- a CDS encoding DUF561 domain-containing protein, producing MKKALHVISTGKQSFEDWLSITVRIQPWVDFIHIRERSWSTEMIKKGVADLEKHGVPLTKIILNSQPDLALQLGVPGVHFPEKSHEERDHGRFLTKGYSVHSVESAMDKQKRGAQYLIFGHIYPTKSKPGLPPRGLAALKAVSSAVQIPVIAIGGITPQRVPECLAAGASGVAVLSGVYEAEFPEQAAKAYKQSLWEGRHHAEI from the coding sequence ATGAAAAAAGCGCTGCACGTCATTTCCACAGGAAAACAGAGTTTTGAAGATTGGCTTTCGATCACCGTGCGAATTCAACCATGGGTGGATTTTATTCATATTCGAGAGCGTAGTTGGAGTACAGAGATGATCAAAAAAGGAGTTGCAGATTTAGAAAAACATGGAGTTCCGTTAACGAAAATCATTCTGAACAGTCAACCGGATTTAGCTTTACAGCTTGGTGTTCCTGGTGTGCACTTTCCGGAAAAGTCTCACGAGGAAAGAGATCATGGTCGTTTCTTAACAAAGGGGTATTCCGTACATAGCGTCGAATCAGCCATGGATAAACAAAAGCGAGGCGCTCAATACCTCATTTTTGGACATATTTATCCCACTAAAAGCAAACCAGGTCTCCCTCCGAGAGGATTGGCTGCTTTGAAAGCCGTTTCTTCAGCAGTCCAAATCCCCGTTATCGCCATTGGCGGCATTACTCCTCAACGCGTTCCCGAGTGTCTGGCAGCCGGAGCGTCGGGAGTGGCGGTTCTATCCGGAGTGTATGAAGCCGAGTTTCCTGAACAAGCGGCTAAAGCTTACAAACAATCATTATGGGAGGGGCGTCACCATGCAGAAATATGA
- a CDS encoding thiazole synthase → MLKIGSYTFHSRLFLGTGKFPSADIQKEAIQKSETEVLTFAVRRMNIFDPEQPNFLENIDLSKFTLLPNTAGAKTAEEAVRIAKLAKAAGMCDMIKVEVIGCDQTLLPDPVETLKATEKLLEEGFTVLPYTSDDVVLAKRLQELGAHAIMPGASPIGTGLGIINPFNLSHIIEQATVPVIVDAGIGSPKDVAYAMELGADAVLLNSAVSGAKDPVKMAKAMKYAVIAGRLGFEAGRISKKYYAEASSPMEGLIRL, encoded by the coding sequence ATGTTGAAAATTGGGTCCTACACTTTTCATTCTCGCTTATTTTTAGGAACCGGAAAATTCCCAAGTGCAGACATCCAAAAAGAAGCCATTCAAAAATCCGAGACGGAAGTATTAACGTTTGCTGTAAGAAGAATGAATATTTTTGATCCTGAACAGCCTAATTTTTTGGAAAATATCGACCTTTCCAAGTTTACGCTTCTGCCCAACACTGCCGGTGCCAAAACGGCGGAAGAAGCCGTTCGGATTGCAAAACTCGCTAAAGCAGCCGGAATGTGCGATATGATTAAAGTAGAAGTGATCGGCTGTGATCAAACACTGCTTCCTGATCCAGTCGAAACGTTGAAAGCGACAGAAAAATTGCTGGAAGAAGGCTTTACGGTTCTTCCCTACACGTCCGATGATGTGGTGCTGGCCAAACGCCTCCAAGAATTAGGAGCCCACGCTATTATGCCGGGGGCATCGCCAATCGGTACTGGATTAGGAATTATCAATCCTTTCAATCTATCTCATATTATAGAGCAAGCTACTGTGCCGGTGATTGTAGATGCTGGAATTGGCAGCCCGAAAGATGTAGCTTACGCGATGGAACTGGGAGCCGATGCCGTCTTATTAAACTCTGCCGTTTCCGGAGCAAAAGATCCTGTCAAAATGGCCAAAGCAATGAAATATGCCGTAATCGCCGGAAGGCTTGGATTTGAGGCTGGCCGAATCAGCAAAAAGTACTATGCCGAAGCCAGCAGTCCGATGGAAGGATTGATCCGGTTGTGA